A portion of the Cryptomeria japonica chromosome 5, Sugi_1.0, whole genome shotgun sequence genome contains these proteins:
- the LOC131876106 gene encoding G-type lectin S-receptor-like serine/threonine-protein kinase SD2-2: protein MALEWIYGLPITSKVDVYSFGMTLLEIISGRRNLGMNWQVSSKHYFASWAETQISEGNMRYIVDEIVVLVEETDIEEMKRAIVIGLLCIEGEEEMRPSMEQVVQMLEGKMDPQTL from the coding sequence ATGGCTCTAGAGTGGATCTACGGTCTTCCCATCACGTCCAAGGTTGATGTCTATAGTTTTGGTATGACGCTCTTGGAAATAATTTCAGGCCGACGAAATCTAGGTATGAACTGGCAAGTTTCAAGCAAGCATTACTTTGCCTCTTGGGCAGAAACCCAAATTTCTGAGGGGAATATGAGATACATTGTGGATGAGATTGTTGTACTTGTAGAGGAGACAGACATAGAAGAGATGAAACGAGCTATTGTTATTGGATTGCTATGCATAGAAGGGGAAGAGGAGATGAGACCAAGCATGGAACAAGTGGTGCAGATGCTGGAGGGGAAGATGGATCCTCAAACTCTGTAG